The proteins below come from a single Lactobacillus johnsonii genomic window:
- the rpmG gene encoding 50S ribosomal protein L33 — MAVKKAALACTVCGSRNYSIAASKNRTQRLELKKFCKHCGKQTLHKETR; from the coding sequence ATGGCAGTAAAGAAAGCAGCTCTTGCATGTACTGTATGTGGTTCTCGCAATTATTCTATTGCAGCAAGCAAGAATAGAACGCAAAGACTTGAACTTAAGAAGTTTTGCAAGCATTGCGGAAAGCAAACTTTGCACAAGGAAACGAGGTAG
- the secE gene encoding preprotein translocase subunit SecE: MFKFIKSVNQTMAKVSWPTWKQNRRDTGVVIISSILFGAYLGLLDLLFSYLTQMFL; the protein is encoded by the coding sequence ATGTTTAAGTTTATTAAGAGTGTTAACCAAACTATGGCAAAAGTATCATGGCCTACATGGAAACAAAATAGACGTGATACAGGTGTTGTAATCATCAGCTCAATTTTGTTTGGTGCTTACCTTGGTTTGCTAGATTTATTATTTAGCTACTTAACGCAAATGTTCTTATAA
- the nusG gene encoding transcription termination/antitermination protein NusG, whose protein sequence is MVETSEKKWYVLHTYSGYEEKVKKDLLSRAQSMGMQNYIFRVIVPEEQKTETVRGKKQEVDEKVFPGYVLVEMVMTDESWYVVRNTPNVTGFVGSHGGGSKPSPLYDDEIERILASQGQPAKEPKVDYEVGETVTIIDGAFSGMSGKITKINPEKDKLYVSIDMFGRETNAELDYNQVKEFDQ, encoded by the coding sequence ATGGTTGAAACCAGCGAAAAGAAATGGTACGTTTTACACACTTATTCTGGCTACGAAGAAAAGGTTAAGAAAGATTTACTTTCTAGAGCCCAATCAATGGGTATGCAAAATTATATCTTTCGAGTAATTGTTCCTGAAGAACAAAAGACTGAAACTGTTCGTGGTAAGAAGCAAGAAGTCGATGAAAAGGTATTTCCAGGTTACGTTTTAGTAGAAATGGTAATGACTGATGAAAGTTGGTATGTTGTCAGAAATACACCAAACGTTACTGGATTTGTTGGCAGTCACGGTGGTGGATCAAAGCCATCTCCTTTATACGATGACGAAATTGAAAGAATTCTTGCTTCTCAAGGCCAACCAGCTAAAGAACCTAAAGTTGACTATGAAGTTGGTGAAACAGTAACTATTATTGATGGTGCATTTAGTGGCATGAGTGGTAAGATTACTAAAATTAACCCAGAAAAAGATAAACTTTATGTTTCTATTGATATGTTCGGCAGAGAAACAAATGCTGAACTTGACTATAACCAAGTAAAAGAATTTGACCAATAA
- the rplK gene encoding 50S ribosomal protein L11, which yields MAKKVINVVKLQIPAGAATPAPPVGPALGQAGINIVGFTKDFNARTADQKGMIIPVVITVYEDRSFEFITKTPPAAVLLKKAAKVDKGSGEPNTKKVAKVTKDQVKEIAETKMKDLNAADIEAAMRMIEGTARSMGFTVED from the coding sequence GTGGCAAAGAAAGTTATTAACGTAGTTAAACTGCAAATTCCTGCTGGTGCAGCAACTCCTGCACCTCCAGTTGGTCCTGCATTGGGTCAAGCTGGAATCAACATCGTTGGTTTCACTAAGGACTTCAACGCACGTACTGCTGATCAAAAGGGTATGATTATCCCTGTAGTTATTACTGTATATGAAGATCGTTCATTCGAATTCATTACTAAGACTCCACCAGCTGCTGTTCTTTTGAAGAAGGCTGCTAAAGTGGACAAGGGTTCTGGTGAACCTAACACTAAGAAGGTTGCTAAGGTAACTAAGGACCAAGTTAAGGAAATTGCCGAAACCAAGATGAAAGATCTAAACGCTGCAGATATTGAAGCTGCTATGCGCATGATTGAAGGTACTGCTAGAAGCATGGGCTTCACTGTCGAAGACTAG
- the rplA gene encoding 50S ribosomal protein L1 — translation MAKHGKRYLEAAKKVDSTKFYSVDEAMKLAKETSYANFDATIEVAYNLNVDPKQADQQIRGALVLPNGTGKSKKVVVFAEGPQADQAKEAGADEVGSDDLVEKVQNGYLDFDVVIATPMMMAKVGRLGRILGPKGLMPNPKTGTVTMDVAKAVENQKAGQVEYRVDKQGLIHAPIGKASFDAEKLAQNFDALRDVILRARPASAKGQYVKSVAVSATFSPGIHLDPLNLD, via the coding sequence ATGGCAAAGCATGGAAAGAGATATTTAGAAGCAGCTAAAAAAGTTGATTCAACTAAATTTTATTCAGTAGATGAAGCTATGAAGTTAGCAAAAGAAACTTCATACGCAAACTTTGACGCAACTATTGAAGTTGCATATAACTTAAACGTTGACCCTAAGCAAGCAGATCAACAAATTAGAGGTGCATTGGTACTTCCAAACGGTACTGGTAAATCTAAGAAGGTTGTTGTTTTTGCTGAAGGTCCACAAGCTGACCAAGCTAAAGAAGCAGGTGCTGACGAAGTTGGTTCTGATGATTTAGTAGAAAAAGTTCAAAACGGTTACTTAGACTTTGACGTAGTTATTGCTACTCCAATGATGATGGCTAAGGTTGGTCGTTTAGGTCGTATCTTAGGACCTAAGGGCTTAATGCCAAACCCTAAGACTGGTACTGTTACTATGGACGTTGCTAAGGCTGTTGAAAACCAAAAAGCAGGTCAAGTTGAATACCGTGTTGATAAGCAAGGTTTAATCCATGCACCAATCGGTAAGGCTTCATTTGACGCTGAAAAATTAGCACAAAACTTTGATGCATTACGTGACGTTATTCTTCGTGCACGTCCTGCATCCGCTAAGGGTCAATACGTTAAGAGTGTTGCCGTTTCTGCAACCTTTAGCCCTGGTATCCACTTGGATCCATTAAACTTAGACTAA